One Sciurus carolinensis chromosome Y, mSciCar1.2, whole genome shotgun sequence DNA window includes the following coding sequences:
- the LOC124973020 gene encoding protein WWC3-like: MNLLISHWPRLLACEPPHLWLATPRVAPQRPRQDQAQMAAGTAPVGVCLSASTLTVSSGSSRGSLASSRGSLASSRGSLSSVSFTDIYGLPQYEKADAECGQLLRFDLIPFDSLGRDVPFSDPPGHPGFHKQRRSLDTPQSLASLSSRSSLSSLSPPSSPLDTPFLPASRDSPLAQLADGFEVPGLGALDRLRAQASALGDEDLQGTALLQPHGFSGDGEGPRERGPQLAGAPTSATVTLQEDSAKRLERKELCISACLSDCSLASDSRVFEPQPK, encoded by the exons ATGAACCTCCTAATCAGTCACTggcccagattgttagcctgtgaacCTCCTCACCTGTGGCTGGCGACACCCAGGGTCGCCCCACAAAGACCAAGACAAGATCAAGCTCAGATGGCAGCTGGCACAGCACCAGTGGGCGTGTG CCTGTCTGCCAGCACCCTGACAGTGTCCTCTGGGAGCAGCCGCGGGTCCCTGGCCTCCAGCCGGGGCTCACTGGCCTCCAGCCGTGGTTCGCTGAGCTCAGTCAGCTTCACCGACATCTACGGCCTCCCTCAGTACGAGAAGGCCGATGCCGAGTGCGGCCAGCTTCTACGCTTCGATCTGATTCCTTTTGACTCCCTGGGACGTGATGTCCCCTTCTCAGACCCTCCCGGCCACCCGGGCTTCCACAAGCAGAGGCGGTCCCTGGACACGCCCCAGTCGCTGGCATCACTGTCCTCCCgctcctccctgtcctctctgTCGCCCCCCAGCTCACCCTTGGACACGCCTTTCCTCCCGGCCTCGCGGGACTCTCCTCTGGCGCAATTGGCGGATGGTTTTGAAGTGCCGGGCCTGGGTGCCCTAGACAGACTGCGAGCCCAGGCCTCTGCTTTAGGGGACGAAGATTTGCAGGGCACCGCATTGCTTCAACCACATGGATTCTCTGGGGATGGGGAAGGACCTCGTGAGCGTGGACCCCAACTGGCTGGGGCACCCACCAGTGCAA CAGTGACTCTCCAGGAAGACAGTGCCAAAAGACTGGAAAGGAAAGAACTCTGCATCTCTGCATGCCTGTCAGATTGCTCACTAGCCAGTGATAGCAGGGTATTTGAACCTCAGCCCAAAG